In Candidatus Obscuribacterales bacterium, a single window of DNA contains:
- a CDS encoding glycoside hydrolase family 1 protein — MIWLGLTTCQGEIVISSSELKFPDGFLWGVATSHFQVEGNPKEMAGRLSDWSMWTNCDGKIIDQSNADRACEFFYRYKDDLALCQNMNMNAFRLSLNWAALIPLPGASLDREMVDYYKKVLTEIRAKGMKSFVSLFHFCLPNWLADIGGWTNPKTVREFARFAELCAQEFGDLVDFWITINEPLVYAYQSYIAGVWTPGYEGDFLLAFKTIRSMLEGHAAAYHEIHSNVKDAQVSFAIHWRIFSARNPINPLDQFARYLRNHVFNHIFLLAIREGRLIFPFPINCERVVQSISGPITGLKDSMDYIGLNYYTHETCEFQWAYPPDFFGQQAETHKNAKTGLGWEIYPQGLYDVLTKELPEYSVNSQGKQLPTYITENGMATKFPAHMIDGDWSLNDTERVNFLTEHIKAMHRAIADGANVKGYLHWSLLDNFEWADGLEARFGLVRVAFPTQERTMRESAKVYAEIARNNGLGMQMLQGSERAVTSNT, encoded by the coding sequence ATGATTTGGCTTGGTTTAACAACATGTCAGGGAGAAATAGTCATTAGTAGCAGCGAACTCAAGTTTCCAGATGGCTTCCTATGGGGTGTCGCAACCTCACATTTCCAGGTTGAAGGCAACCCAAAGGAAATGGCTGGCCGCTTGTCGGACTGGTCAATGTGGACTAATTGCGACGGCAAGATAATCGATCAATCGAATGCCGACAGAGCATGCGAATTTTTCTATCGCTACAAAGACGACCTTGCACTTTGTCAAAACATGAACATGAACGCCTTTCGCTTGAGCCTAAATTGGGCGGCGCTCATTCCATTGCCTGGTGCATCACTCGATCGCGAGATGGTCGACTATTACAAAAAGGTTTTGACGGAAATTCGAGCCAAAGGAATGAAATCCTTTGTCAGCCTTTTCCATTTTTGCTTACCTAATTGGTTAGCCGACATTGGCGGCTGGACCAATCCAAAAACGGTTCGTGAATTTGCAAGATTCGCCGAACTCTGTGCTCAAGAATTTGGCGATCTAGTTGATTTTTGGATTACCATCAACGAGCCTTTGGTTTATGCCTATCAAAGTTATATTGCCGGAGTTTGGACACCTGGCTATGAAGGCGACTTTCTACTCGCCTTTAAGACAATTCGTTCAATGCTTGAAGGGCATGCTGCTGCCTATCATGAAATTCACAGCAATGTAAAAGACGCGCAAGTAAGTTTTGCTATTCACTGGCGGATCTTCTCAGCACGCAATCCAATTAATCCTCTCGATCAGTTTGCACGTTATTTGCGCAATCATGTCTTCAACCACATCTTCTTACTGGCAATTCGAGAAGGGCGTCTAATTTTCCCGTTTCCAATTAATTGCGAGCGCGTAGTTCAAAGCATAAGTGGACCAATCACCGGATTGAAGGATTCGATGGACTATATTGGCCTCAATTACTACACGCATGAGACTTGTGAATTCCAATGGGCTTATCCACCGGACTTTTTCGGTCAGCAAGCTGAGACTCACAAAAATGCCAAGACTGGACTTGGTTGGGAAATATATCCCCAAGGTCTGTATGACGTGCTCACCAAAGAGTTGCCTGAATACAGCGTTAATTCACAAGGTAAGCAACTGCCGACGTATATTACAGAAAATGGCATGGCAACCAAGTTTCCAGCGCACATGATAGATGGTGATTGGTCTCTCAATGACACTGAGCGCGTCAATTTCTTGACCGAACACATCAAAGCAATGCATCGCGCCATTGCCGATGGCGCCAACGTGAAGGGTTATTTGCACTGGTCGCTTCTCGATAATTTTGAATGGGCCGACGGATTGGAAGCACGATTTGGACTGGTTCGCGTGGCATTTCCTACTCAGGAAAGAACCATGCGTGAAAGTGCAAAAGTCTACGCGGAGATTGCTCGCAATAATGGACTGGGCATGCAAATGCTCCAAGGCAGTGAACGAGCGGTTACCTCCAATACATAG
- a CDS encoding glycosyltransferase family 39 protein produces the protein MSTNTQNGEIKRLWLPLLLMAALIAINFVCFGRTLGGYYLADDYIHVAYLSRVFSGHPELLWQNFYTNWLQTQGTQFYRPLISLTLALDYLFWGVNPLGYHLTNTLYQCASSIFLFLLTRRMLREFGERQATTVGFFAAAIFAACPLHAEVVSWIIGRVDGVCTAFYLAAFWLFICWYQDRNKKYLWFSLVAFVLALLSKEMAVTLPPTLVVYVLLAHSRDTKNWIGRVKEAACDTWMFWAMLGGFMVVRTLSLGTVAGGYMGSIGEGLSGSFYKRMFLDGSAMRVLFPFDASVFSSFDKLRKLLMNLYVMSGAAVLLRLIFSFKQNGITRFIPFAILWFVLSMIPTYQVFNLTDNLQSSRFIYMGTAPLALLLVLLVYPLVDLEKGACNAPLQGKVTRIAQSIGVFLLAGFVVCFVQIAQGNNKPWVAAGREVRALRHELERRVEDLDPKKKLVLLNLPQRVGGAHELYNAAMLWILLQPPLTSPGISDRVVTFEPMTYGDSEIFIVSRLRQMIEKNPEGYDFYSWDRERNALVPVHLELASGDMNFASTKLTSLSPEKDMFVVSPEMEIAPAAVDFVDLDVTVRKSKKPALLSLYWNSEAEHNFLPRRRLTLALEADGKAHSYRFNVSEHKSWVMSGNISRLRIDVPEGATINRLGLKQGKSEIPCLIPDDATVRLDIEGAYRIPQGKALFNYDASSIAHAKDVAVEISKPDSWFEHYTGQLRDQALSDKSLKTWRLGKVKGSFEIDPNSLPIAAYYQVRIAAIDASGKVLGYVSDPINLQVNPVRTN, from the coding sequence TTGTCTACAAATACCCAAAATGGGGAGATCAAGAGGCTCTGGCTGCCATTGTTGTTAATGGCAGCTTTGATAGCTATCAATTTCGTCTGCTTCGGCAGGACTCTTGGTGGCTACTATCTCGCCGATGACTATATACATGTTGCCTATTTGAGCAGAGTGTTTTCAGGGCATCCTGAGCTTTTATGGCAAAACTTTTATACCAATTGGCTGCAAACTCAGGGCACGCAATTCTATAGACCGCTTATCTCTTTGACTCTGGCATTGGACTATTTGTTTTGGGGAGTAAATCCACTTGGATATCACCTGACAAATACGTTGTATCAGTGTGCATCTTCGATATTTCTATTTCTACTTACGCGCAGGATGCTGAGAGAATTCGGCGAGCGGCAGGCTACAACAGTTGGATTTTTTGCGGCGGCAATTTTTGCAGCATGTCCCCTTCATGCCGAAGTTGTTAGTTGGATAATCGGCCGCGTTGATGGTGTTTGCACGGCGTTTTATCTTGCGGCGTTTTGGTTGTTTATATGCTGGTATCAAGATAGAAACAAAAAATATCTTTGGTTTAGTCTGGTGGCATTTGTTCTTGCTTTGCTGTCAAAAGAGATGGCTGTTACTTTGCCGCCGACGTTAGTCGTTTATGTGTTGTTGGCGCATTCGCGGGATACAAAGAACTGGATTGGACGTGTGAAGGAAGCCGCATGCGATACCTGGATGTTCTGGGCGATGCTCGGCGGATTTATGGTAGTTAGGACATTGTCGCTGGGGACAGTTGCAGGCGGATATATGGGCTCCATCGGCGAGGGACTTAGTGGGTCGTTCTACAAGCGGATGTTTCTTGATGGATCTGCTATGCGCGTGCTGTTTCCTTTTGATGCCTCAGTGTTTTCGTCTTTTGATAAGTTGCGAAAGTTGCTGATGAATCTCTATGTCATGAGCGGTGCGGCGGTTCTATTGAGATTAATATTCAGCTTTAAGCAGAATGGCATAACGAGATTCATTCCTTTTGCGATTTTGTGGTTTGTGCTTTCGATGATTCCGACGTATCAAGTATTCAACTTGACGGATAATTTGCAGAGTAGTCGGTTTATTTACATGGGGACGGCGCCTTTGGCGTTGTTGTTGGTTTTACTTGTTTATCCGTTGGTGGATTTGGAAAAGGGCGCATGCAATGCGCCCCTACAAGGCAAAGTGACGAGGATTGCTCAGTCCATAGGTGTTTTCTTGCTTGCTGGGTTTGTTGTTTGCTTTGTACAGATTGCGCAGGGGAATAACAAGCCGTGGGTTGCAGCAGGTAGAGAAGTGCGAGCCTTGCGGCATGAGTTAGAAAGGCGTGTTGAGGATCTTGATCCGAAAAAGAAGCTTGTTCTCTTAAACTTGCCGCAACGTGTGGGTGGAGCCCATGAGTTGTATAACGCTGCTATGTTGTGGATACTCTTGCAGCCACCTTTAACGTCTCCCGGTATTTCCGATAGGGTAGTTACTTTTGAACCGATGACTTATGGCGATTCGGAGATATTCATAGTCTCTCGATTGAGACAGATGATCGAGAAGAATCCGGAAGGATACGACTTCTATTCATGGGATCGCGAAAGAAATGCGCTGGTGCCTGTGCATTTAGAGTTAGCTTCCGGAGATATGAATTTTGCAAGCACCAAGTTGACTTCGTTGTCGCCGGAAAAAGATATGTTTGTTGTTTCGCCGGAAATGGAAATTGCTCCTGCAGCTGTTGACTTCGTAGATCTAGATGTGACTGTGCGCAAGAGCAAGAAGCCTGCATTGCTGTCGCTTTATTGGAATAGCGAGGCGGAACATAATTTCTTGCCACGACGAAGATTGACTCTCGCATTAGAAGCTGACGGTAAAGCGCATAGTTATCGATTCAATGTATCGGAGCACAAAAGCTGGGTAATGTCCGGCAATATATCGCGACTGAGAATTGATGTGCCGGAAGGTGCGACTATTAATAGGCTTGGTTTAAAACAAGGCAAATCGGAAATACCTTGCCTTATTCCTGATGATGCCACAGTTCGACTTGATATTGAAGGCGCTTATCGAATTCCTCAGGGCAAGGCTTTATTTAATTACGACGCGTCTTCAATTGCTCACGCCAAAGACGTTGCTGTGGAAATATCGAAACCGGATAGTTGGTTTGAGCACTACACAGGACAGTTGAGAGACCAAGCCTTATCGGATAAGAGTTTGAAAACATGGCGTCTGGGCAAAGTCAAAGGAAGTTTTGAGATAGATCCAAATAGCTTGCCGATAGCGGCGTATTACCAAGTACGCATCGCTGCAATTGATGCTAGCGGTAAGGTTTTGGGCTATGTATCCGATCCGATTAATTTACAAGTAAATCCAGTAAGGACTAATTAA